One stretch of Streptomyces agglomeratus DNA includes these proteins:
- a CDS encoding helix-turn-helix domain-containing protein has product MRTVDDRLAHRLAELRTERGWSLDELARRTDISRSTLSRLERAEISPTAALLGSLCAAYGRTMSQLLAEVESEPPQLVRAERQLVWRDEESGFTRRSVSPPHPGLRGEIVEGALRPGADITYDGPPVPGIEQHIWVLEGVLEVTAGGAVHEIRAGDCLRFRLWGDSRFHCPGPDPVRYAVVVVLP; this is encoded by the coding sequence ATGAGAACAGTCGACGATCGTCTGGCCCACCGGCTCGCGGAGCTGCGCACCGAGCGCGGCTGGTCGCTGGACGAGCTGGCGCGGCGTACGGACATCAGCCGGTCGACCCTTTCCCGGCTGGAACGTGCGGAGATCAGCCCGACGGCGGCCCTGCTGGGGAGCCTGTGCGCCGCGTACGGGCGGACGATGTCGCAACTGCTGGCCGAGGTCGAGTCCGAGCCTCCACAACTGGTGCGCGCCGAGCGCCAGTTGGTGTGGCGCGACGAGGAATCGGGCTTCACCCGGCGGTCGGTGTCCCCGCCGCACCCCGGCCTGCGGGGCGAGATCGTCGAGGGGGCGCTGCGGCCGGGCGCGGACATCACGTACGACGGGCCACCCGTGCCGGGCATCGAACAGCACATCTGGGTGCTGGAGGGCGTACTGGAGGTCACGGCGGGCGGCGCTGTCCACGAAATCCGCGCCGGGGACTGCCTGCGCTTCCGCCTCTGGGGCGATTCCCGGTTCCACTGCCCGGGCCCGGACCCGGTCCGCTACGCGGTCGTGGTGGTCCTGCCGTGA
- a CDS encoding GNAT family N-acetyltransferase, translating into MTAATRTPVITRLTAGEFRDSVPDLARVLVDAVDGNASVGFLAPFPYEEAAAWWTAQQPAVDDGSLAVWAARGPGGGITGTFGLARGPKPNSRHRAELVKLMVHRDARGQGLGRALLAAAEEAAADAGATLLLLDTETGSPAEYLYRAAGWTRYGVVPGYAGDPAGTPKDCSFYFKRLDPTPRTT; encoded by the coding sequence GTGACCGCCGCGACCCGGACGCCCGTCATCACCCGGCTGACCGCCGGCGAGTTCCGCGACAGTGTGCCGGACCTGGCCCGCGTCCTCGTGGACGCGGTCGACGGCAACGCGTCCGTCGGCTTCCTCGCCCCCTTCCCGTACGAGGAAGCCGCGGCGTGGTGGACCGCGCAGCAGCCCGCGGTGGACGACGGCAGCCTCGCCGTGTGGGCCGCCCGCGGTCCGGGCGGCGGCATCACCGGCACCTTCGGACTCGCCCGCGGGCCCAAGCCCAACAGCCGGCACCGCGCCGAACTGGTCAAGCTCATGGTCCACCGGGACGCGCGCGGACAGGGCCTGGGCCGCGCCCTGCTGGCCGCCGCCGAAGAGGCCGCCGCCGACGCGGGTGCCACGCTCCTGCTGCTGGACACCGAGACCGGCAGCCCCGCCGAGTACCTCTACCGCGCGGCGGGCTGGACCCGCTACGGCGTCGTACCCGGGTACGCGGGCGATCCGGCCGGCACCCCGAAGGATTGCAGCTTCTACTTCAAGCGCCTCGACCCGACGCCTCGCACGACGTAG
- a CDS encoding helix-turn-helix transcriptional regulator yields MQRGTLAYLGVSDEDERCYRALLRLTEATAGELADELGTGPQQTAAALERLLTRDLAEPSVDGRSRPAPPAKAVQRLIEQQVHELRQELERVVVEEDVVESLLNERATARPAPGLSAPDRPAIERIEGLEQIRAHIDELTFYTRSEGLTTQPHGTLTAESIAASRPLDTRILRRGVRMRTIMGAAAAGDPPTLAYLSELVAAGAEIRISDRPLERLLVFDRTAALTPIDPTASVQGALLVREPGLVANLVSLFERMWNDATDIRDLLGHTSDPGAQLTDVERRILSTMYQVDKDESGAREVGLSVRTYRKYIADLMHRLGAANRFQAALLARDRGWI; encoded by the coding sequence GTGCAGCGGGGAACTCTGGCGTATCTGGGCGTGAGCGACGAGGACGAGCGGTGCTACCGCGCGTTGCTGCGGCTGACCGAGGCGACGGCCGGTGAGCTGGCCGACGAACTGGGTACCGGCCCGCAGCAGACGGCCGCCGCCCTCGAACGTCTTCTGACCCGGGACCTGGCCGAGCCGTCCGTGGACGGCAGGAGCCGCCCCGCCCCGCCGGCCAAGGCCGTGCAGCGGCTCATCGAGCAGCAGGTGCACGAACTGCGCCAGGAGCTCGAACGGGTGGTGGTCGAGGAGGACGTGGTCGAATCGCTGCTGAACGAGCGCGCGACCGCTCGTCCCGCCCCGGGGCTGAGCGCCCCCGACCGTCCGGCGATCGAGCGCATCGAGGGCCTGGAGCAGATCCGGGCCCACATCGACGAACTCACCTTCTACACGCGCAGCGAGGGCCTGACCACCCAGCCGCACGGCACCCTGACCGCCGAGAGCATCGCCGCCTCGCGCCCGCTGGACACCCGCATCCTGCGCCGGGGCGTCCGGATGCGGACCATCATGGGCGCCGCCGCCGCCGGTGACCCGCCGACGCTGGCCTACCTCTCGGAACTCGTCGCGGCCGGCGCCGAGATACGGATCTCCGACCGCCCGCTGGAACGCCTGCTCGTCTTCGACCGCACCGCCGCCCTCACCCCGATCGACCCCACCGCCTCGGTGCAGGGCGCGCTGCTCGTCCGGGAGCCGGGGCTGGTGGCCAACCTCGTCTCCCTCTTCGAGCGCATGTGGAACGACGCCACCGACATCCGCGACCTGCTGGGGCACACCTCCGACCCCGGCGCGCAGCTCACCGACGTGGAGCGCAGGATCCTGTCCACCATGTACCAGGTGGACAAGGACGAGTCGGGGGCACGGGAGGTCGGCCTCTCCGTGCGCACGTACCGCAAGTACATCGCCGACCTCATGCACCGGCTCGGCGCCGCGAACCGCTTCCAGGCGGCGCTCCTGGCCCGCGACCGCGGCTGGATCTGA
- a CDS encoding LLM class flavin-dependent oxidoreductase, with amino-acid sequence MTAYSVLIPFVPRRPEQVLPYAALVQWTGARRLWQGQSLILEPHQTFAHVAGAGFRVPVGLGVTLMPLRHPYEAALQARSLAMLTGQPVVAGYGPGGTSLQRSLLGSPYRSPLTAAREYLGVVRGLLTGASEEEVAAAGGEYFSCHGRLAPYPAPQVELGLGVLRPGMARVAGELADVAITWLASADYLAEQIMPALREGAATAGRPVPRVAAMVPLALTRPEREPAELALASNAAHLQAPHYQDMLRRSGIEARDEEPLARAKALVDGDAFLSGDLDALTEKLARYERAGVDEVVLNLTGVANLFGPQAAMAELKTLLAALGVS; translated from the coding sequence ATGACCGCGTACTCGGTCCTCATCCCCTTCGTACCCCGCAGGCCCGAGCAGGTCCTCCCGTACGCGGCACTCGTCCAGTGGACCGGGGCGCGGCGGCTGTGGCAGGGCCAGTCCCTAATCCTGGAACCGCACCAGACCTTCGCCCACGTGGCGGGTGCCGGGTTCCGGGTACCGGTAGGGCTCGGGGTGACGCTGATGCCGCTGCGGCATCCGTACGAGGCGGCGCTCCAGGCCAGGTCGCTGGCGATGCTGACGGGGCAGCCGGTGGTGGCCGGGTACGGGCCGGGCGGTACGTCGCTCCAGCGCAGTCTGCTCGGCTCCCCCTACCGCAGTCCGCTGACGGCGGCCCGGGAGTACCTGGGTGTCGTACGGGGGCTGCTGACGGGAGCTTCCGAGGAGGAGGTGGCGGCGGCCGGCGGAGAGTACTTCTCCTGCCACGGCCGGCTCGCCCCCTACCCGGCGCCCCAGGTGGAACTGGGACTCGGCGTACTGCGGCCGGGAATGGCCAGGGTCGCGGGGGAACTCGCGGACGTCGCCATCACCTGGCTGGCGTCGGCCGACTACCTGGCCGAGCAGATCATGCCCGCCCTGCGCGAAGGCGCCGCCACCGCCGGCCGCCCGGTGCCCAGGGTGGCCGCCATGGTGCCGCTCGCGCTGACCAGGCCCGAACGCGAGCCCGCGGAGCTGGCGCTGGCGAGCAACGCGGCACACCTCCAGGCCCCGCACTACCAGGACATGCTGCGGCGCTCCGGCATCGAGGCGCGTGACGAGGAGCCGCTCGCCCGCGCCAAGGCGCTGGTCGACGGCGACGCGTTCCTCAGCGGCGACCTCGACGCGCTGACGGAGAAGCTGGCGCGGTACGAACGGGCGGGCGTCGACGAGGTCGTGCTCAACCTGACCGGAGTCGCCAACCTCTTCGGTCCGCAGGCCGCCATGGCCGAACTCAAGACCCTGCTGGCCGCGCTCGGCGTGAGCTGA
- the mpaB gene encoding daptide biosynthesis RiPP recognition protein, giving the protein MSATKRHLMQWGTGRPATAGSTGSESAPGSRRGAATVVLEDPGHLDAVLAAGLAGPGATVFVPGHPGTEAGTGPDAGPAVIGYEGSFGEPGGEGSIGSDFYLQVQSYGVSAYMSVVGPTLLRVADESDFEAFLDDADRARHDGVFADFLTHPVMQLADLPALGAGPSGDGPLLRLHVAADGGVSTSPTGRRLGEPGDAFTVLEENWRRYNEESAQPCPVALGLVLPEEVRSAALAARPWLGRYLAAVDGLRDLRARGLDRLRVSGFGGRMLPALEAVPGADTGSDVPLLLWNEDASFLYSAHSAHSTDSGHGPGAGRRLFQLERKAAQAAEALLVLGSRPAAAEFADEEHLAAVDRFFTGAGVPLDSVGAVAAASVPAGR; this is encoded by the coding sequence ATGAGTGCCACCAAGAGACACCTGATGCAGTGGGGCACGGGGAGGCCGGCTACGGCCGGTTCCACCGGCTCCGAGTCCGCACCCGGATCACGGCGCGGCGCCGCCACCGTGGTCCTGGAGGACCCGGGACACCTCGACGCCGTACTCGCGGCGGGCCTCGCCGGCCCCGGCGCCACCGTCTTCGTCCCCGGTCACCCGGGTACGGAGGCGGGTACCGGTCCGGACGCGGGACCGGCCGTGATCGGGTACGAGGGTTCGTTCGGCGAGCCCGGCGGTGAGGGCTCGATCGGCTCCGACTTCTACCTCCAGGTGCAGAGCTACGGCGTCAGCGCGTACATGTCGGTGGTCGGCCCCACGCTGCTGCGGGTCGCCGACGAAAGCGACTTCGAGGCTTTCCTCGACGACGCCGACCGGGCGCGGCACGACGGAGTGTTCGCCGACTTCCTCACGCACCCCGTCATGCAGCTCGCCGATCTCCCCGCCCTGGGCGCGGGACCGTCCGGCGACGGTCCGCTGCTGCGGCTGCACGTCGCGGCCGACGGCGGCGTCTCCACCTCTCCCACGGGCCGTCGCCTCGGCGAGCCGGGCGACGCGTTCACCGTCCTGGAGGAGAACTGGCGGCGGTACAACGAGGAGTCCGCGCAGCCCTGTCCGGTTGCCCTCGGGCTGGTGCTGCCGGAGGAAGTACGCTCCGCCGCCCTCGCCGCCCGCCCCTGGCTCGGCCGGTACCTGGCCGCCGTCGACGGCCTGCGCGACCTGCGGGCCCGTGGCCTCGACCGGCTGCGCGTCTCCGGGTTCGGCGGCCGGATGCTGCCCGCCCTGGAGGCGGTGCCCGGCGCGGACACGGGAAGCGACGTACCGCTCCTGCTGTGGAACGAGGACGCTTCCTTCCTCTACAGCGCCCACAGCGCCCACAGCACCGATTCCGGGCACGGGCCGGGCGCCGGCCGCAGGCTGTTCCAGCTGGAGCGGAAGGCCGCGCAGGCGGCCGAGGCGCTGCTGGTCCTGGGATCGCGGCCCGCCGCGGCCGAGTTCGCCGATGAGGAGCACCTGGCGGCGGTCGACCGGTTCTTCACCGGGGCGGGCGTGCCGCTGGACTCCGTCGGGGCTGTCGCCGCCGCCTCCGTACCGGCAGGGCGGTGA
- the mpaM gene encoding daptide-type RiPP biosynthesis methyltransferase, with translation MTTTFTTAATTLPMAPATAPAARLVPGRAGELLAELGDRAVLCDMYDATGSEVYHDLAGGNTLEIRELLAAIRPFPGPVLDLAAGSGRLTFPLLAAGRPVTALELSPDMLRLLHARLDEAPASLRGRCDTVRADMSDFSLGRRYAVVVLGTTTVSLLDADGRAGLYRAVRDHLEPGGRFLLSTVDLDPDDDGPAEAELLHAAPSGRAYRMFEHWVDGSGTRTVTVFPAEPGAGPVPVCVTSINVLPVAVLEDELARAGFAVRSRIPLTGAGERHHDVLLEAEALR, from the coding sequence GTGACCACGACGTTCACGACAGCCGCGACGACACTCCCCATGGCACCCGCGACGGCACCCGCCGCGCGGCTCGTGCCCGGACGGGCCGGTGAACTGCTCGCCGAACTCGGCGACCGCGCCGTGCTGTGCGACATGTACGACGCGACCGGCTCCGAGGTCTACCACGACCTCGCCGGTGGCAACACCCTCGAAATCCGCGAACTCCTCGCCGCCATCAGGCCGTTCCCCGGCCCGGTGCTCGACCTGGCGGCCGGCTCCGGCCGGCTGACGTTCCCGCTGCTCGCGGCGGGCCGGCCGGTCACCGCCCTCGAACTGTCCCCGGACATGCTGCGGCTGCTGCACGCCCGCCTGGACGAGGCGCCCGCCTCGCTGCGCGGCCGGTGCGACACCGTACGGGCCGACATGAGCGACTTCTCGCTCGGCCGCCGGTACGCGGTCGTCGTCCTGGGCACCACCACCGTCTCCCTGCTGGACGCCGACGGCCGGGCCGGCCTGTACCGGGCGGTCCGCGACCATCTGGAGCCCGGCGGCCGGTTCCTCCTGTCCACGGTGGACCTCGACCCGGACGACGACGGGCCGGCCGAGGCGGAGCTGCTGCACGCCGCCCCGAGCGGACGCGCGTACCGGATGTTCGAGCACTGGGTGGACGGCTCCGGCACCCGTACGGTCACCGTCTTCCCGGCTGAGCCCGGCGCCGGACCCGTCCCCGTGTGCGTGACGTCCATCAACGTCCTGCCCGTCGCCGTACTGGAGGACGAGCTGGCCCGGGCCGGATTCGCCGTCCGCTCCCGTATCCCCCTGACCGGCGCCGGCGAGCGCCACCACGACGTACTGCTGGAAGCGGAGGCCCTGCGATGA